The following proteins are co-located in the Feifania hominis genome:
- a CDS encoding DUF5681 domain-containing protein — MAQRDRRGRFVKGESGNPGGRPKVPDEVKTILKGATVQAAQLLVETITSEEASYSMRLDAAKEVLNRVYGKSPQPIDGELDAVVQFVLGAEARELAE, encoded by the coding sequence ATGGCACAGCGGGACAGACGGGGACGCTTTGTAAAGGGTGAGTCCGGCAACCCGGGCGGCAGGCCGAAAGTGCCTGACGAGGTCAAGACAATTTTGAAAGGCGCGACGGTACAGGCGGCGCAGCTGCTTGTTGAGACCATCACCAGCGAAGAGGCAAGCTACAGCATGCGCCTGGATGCGGCAAAGGAAGTTCTCAACCGCGTATACGGCAAATCGCCACAGCCCATTGACGGCGAGCTTGACGCGGTGGTACAGTTCGTGCTCGGCGCAGAGGCCCGGGAGCTGGCGGAATGA